The Triticum aestivum cultivar Chinese Spring chromosome 7B, IWGSC CS RefSeq v2.1, whole genome shotgun sequence genome window below encodes:
- the LOC123162318 gene encoding uncharacterized protein translates to MKQDTRDGRVLLSCATKGYGYENPIFGELVVCDPLHRRYVLLPPVPNDLAASVERPFNHPFLTPLTKDEATTSFRVICLAGGETKLVAFAFSTTIGQWQAAASKAWSDLALSSVDLIKMSLAHPSMLRRHYAYGCFYWDWLVVRRNLLLMLNTRRMEFLLAYLPPGEWSAKGVAIVEAGEGRLGMFGLLGENEFASGLSYTILRNRGETPDKWLMEKTISLDFGYLYYIKAVTERYLLLMRTKFLPGSPPLLEYFSMDIKTLQLQSVCAKQ, encoded by the coding sequence ATGAAACAGGACACCCGCGATGGCCGCGTCCTCCTCAGCTGCGCCACCAAGGGTTATGGTTATGAGAACCCAATCTTTGGGGAGCTCGTGGTTTGCGACCCCTTGCACCGGCGTTATGTCCTGCTCCCCCCGGTACCGAATGACCTAGCAGCTTCGGTCGAGCGCCCGTTCAACCACCCTTTCCTCACTCCCCTCACCAAGGATGAGGCGACGACTTCATTCAGGGTGATCTGTTTGGCAGGGGGCGAAACTAAGCTGGTTGCCTTCGCCTTCTCTACGACCATCGGACAATGGCAAGCTGCTGCATCCAAGGCCTGGAGTGATTTGGCCCTTAGCAGTGTCGACTTGATCAAGATGTCCCTGGCCCACCCTTCTATGCTCAGGCGCCATTATGCATATGGTTGCTTCTACTGGGACTGGCTGGTCGTCAGGAGGAACCTGTTGCTCATGCTTAACACCAGGAGGATGGAGTTCTTACTTGCTTACCTCCCACCAGGTGAATGGAGTGCAAAAGGCGTAGCCATTGTTGAGGCAGGGGAAGGCAGGCTTGGGATGTTTGGTCTCCTTGGTGAAAATGAATTTGCATCTGGTCTCAGTTATACCATTTTGCGAAACAGAGGCGAGACTCCCGACAAGTGGCTGATGGAGAAGACAATCTCACTAGATTTTGGGTACCTGTATTATATCAAAGCTGTAACTGAGAGATATTTGCTATTGATGAGGACAAAATTCCTGCCAGGCTCACCTCCACTCCTTGAGTATTTCTCAATGGACATCAAGACATTGCAGCTACAGAGCGTTTGTGCAAAACAATGA